A genomic window from Glycine soja cultivar W05 chromosome 10, ASM419377v2, whole genome shotgun sequence includes:
- the LOC114370212 gene encoding transcription factor PIL1-like isoform X1 has product MAAEKMPDSTKPGMTRSTSYLDSIYGKGSLELVWENGQLHVQQGGSSSTSSVVTRMTPSCEGSFNAKSARLSSLYSLMDFPVQRDSALDNSQPNSHQSNDQNSGKFAKAANSSSKGLDRSLVINSPKGSPGRQKNPLNSDTSNMVPRSEETTPPDEQSEAVGHDSIHGSRGQYFNQTSSSARHRAKGKANDTKQKYCDEGLLESSSLCSIGASNNRNVCSRTHDDIDDSTYLSNNDEEPEDVVKEKPAWEGTGVKRSRNAEVHNLCERKRRDKINKRMRILKELIPNCNKTDKASMLDDAIEYLKTLKLQLQMMSMGAGFCMPFMMLPNAAHHMMNTPHLHQLMGLGMGFRPGTAMPCSLPQFPITPLHGITDNRVHMFGFPNQVPPMPISHAPFIPMLGNPSTQPTPLATSTNINLAENPASSQLTTLMASSPKNLFISGQAEYATKQ; this is encoded by the exons atgGCTGCTGAGAAGATGCCTGATTCCACCAAACCAGGGATGACTAGAAGCACCTCTTATCTAGACTCCAT TTATGGCAAAGGTTCCCTTGAGCTGGTATGGGAAAATGGTCAACTTCACGTGCAGCAAGGAggttcatcatcaacatcaagtGTCGTCACACGAATGACTCCCTCGTGCGAAGGTTCCTTCAATGCAAAAAGTGCAAGGTTAAGCTCACTATACTCCCTCATGGACTTCCCAGTTCAAAGGGACTCTGCCTTGGACAATTCTCAACCAAATTCTCATCAAAGCAATGACCAAAATTCTGGTAAGTTTGCAAAGGCTGCTAATTCTAGCAGCAAAGGTCTTGATCGTTCCTTAGTGATAAACTCACCTAAAGGATCACCGGGAAGACAAAAGAACCCTTTAAATTCTGATACATCAAACATGGTTCCAAGAAGTGAGGAAACAACACCTCCTGATGAGCAATCTGAAGCTGTTGGTCATGATAGTATTCATGGATCTCGTGGTCAATATTTTAACCAAACCTCAAGCTCAGCAAGACATAGAGCAAAGGGAAAAGCTAATGATACTAAACAAAAATACTGTGATGAAGGCTTGTTGGAATCTTCTTCCCTATGCTCCATTGGAGCCTCAAATAACAGAAACGTGTGTAGCAGGACACATGATGATATCGATGACTCAACGTATTTAAGCAAT AATGATGAAGAACCAGAAGATGTAGTGAAGGAAAAGCCTGCTTGGGAAGGCACCGGTGTCAAGAGAAGTAGGAATGCAGAAGTTCATAATTTATGTGAAAGG AAGCGAAGAGATAAGATCAACAAGAGGATGCGTATATTGAAGGAGCTCATACCAAATTGCAATAAG ACGGACAAAGCTTCAATGCTTGATGATGCCATCGAATATCTTAAGACCCTAAAGCTTCAGTTACAG ATGATGTCAATGGGTGCTGGATTTTGTATGCCGTTCATGATGCTACCTAATGCTGCTCATCATATGATGAACACACCCCATTTACATCAGTTAATGGGACTTGGTATGGGGTTCAGGCCAGGCACAGCCATGCCTTGTAGCCTCCCTCAGTTCCCTATTACACCTTTGCATGGTATCACTGACAACAGAGTTCACATGTTTGGTTTCCCTAACCAAGTTCCACCCATGCCAATTTCTCATGCACCTTTCATTCCAATGCTTGGAAATCCTTCTACACAACCCACCCCTCTTGCAACTAGCACAAACATCAACCTGGCGGAAAACCCTGCTTCTTCCCAGTTAACTACTCTAATGGCCTCGTCCCCCAAGAACTTGTTTATTAGTGGACAAGCTGAATATGCAACAAAGCAATAA
- the LOC114370212 gene encoding transcription factor PHYTOCHROME INTERACTING FACTOR-LIKE 15-like isoform X2 — protein sequence MTPSCEGSFNAKSARLSSLYSLMDFPVQRDSALDNSQPNSHQSNDQNSGKFAKAANSSSKGLDRSLVINSPKGSPGRQKNPLNSDTSNMVPRSEETTPPDEQSEAVGHDSIHGSRGQYFNQTSSSARHRAKGKANDTKQKYCDEGLLESSSLCSIGASNNRNVCSRTHDDIDDSTYLSNNDEEPEDVVKEKPAWEGTGVKRSRNAEVHNLCERKRRDKINKRMRILKELIPNCNKTDKASMLDDAIEYLKTLKLQLQMMSMGAGFCMPFMMLPNAAHHMMNTPHLHQLMGLGMGFRPGTAMPCSLPQFPITPLHGITDNRVHMFGFPNQVPPMPISHAPFIPMLGNPSTQPTPLATSTNINLAENPASSQLTTLMASSPKNLFISGQAEYATKQ from the exons ATGACTCCCTCGTGCGAAGGTTCCTTCAATGCAAAAAGTGCAAGGTTAAGCTCACTATACTCCCTCATGGACTTCCCAGTTCAAAGGGACTCTGCCTTGGACAATTCTCAACCAAATTCTCATCAAAGCAATGACCAAAATTCTGGTAAGTTTGCAAAGGCTGCTAATTCTAGCAGCAAAGGTCTTGATCGTTCCTTAGTGATAAACTCACCTAAAGGATCACCGGGAAGACAAAAGAACCCTTTAAATTCTGATACATCAAACATGGTTCCAAGAAGTGAGGAAACAACACCTCCTGATGAGCAATCTGAAGCTGTTGGTCATGATAGTATTCATGGATCTCGTGGTCAATATTTTAACCAAACCTCAAGCTCAGCAAGACATAGAGCAAAGGGAAAAGCTAATGATACTAAACAAAAATACTGTGATGAAGGCTTGTTGGAATCTTCTTCCCTATGCTCCATTGGAGCCTCAAATAACAGAAACGTGTGTAGCAGGACACATGATGATATCGATGACTCAACGTATTTAAGCAAT AATGATGAAGAACCAGAAGATGTAGTGAAGGAAAAGCCTGCTTGGGAAGGCACCGGTGTCAAGAGAAGTAGGAATGCAGAAGTTCATAATTTATGTGAAAGG AAGCGAAGAGATAAGATCAACAAGAGGATGCGTATATTGAAGGAGCTCATACCAAATTGCAATAAG ACGGACAAAGCTTCAATGCTTGATGATGCCATCGAATATCTTAAGACCCTAAAGCTTCAGTTACAG ATGATGTCAATGGGTGCTGGATTTTGTATGCCGTTCATGATGCTACCTAATGCTGCTCATCATATGATGAACACACCCCATTTACATCAGTTAATGGGACTTGGTATGGGGTTCAGGCCAGGCACAGCCATGCCTTGTAGCCTCCCTCAGTTCCCTATTACACCTTTGCATGGTATCACTGACAACAGAGTTCACATGTTTGGTTTCCCTAACCAAGTTCCACCCATGCCAATTTCTCATGCACCTTTCATTCCAATGCTTGGAAATCCTTCTACACAACCCACCCCTCTTGCAACTAGCACAAACATCAACCTGGCGGAAAACCCTGCTTCTTCCCAGTTAACTACTCTAATGGCCTCGTCCCCCAAGAACTTGTTTATTAGTGGACAAGCTGAATATGCAACAAAGCAATAA